A genome region from Defluviimonas aquaemixtae includes the following:
- a CDS encoding NeuD/PglB/VioB family sugar acetyltransferase encodes MAGEGSPLVIIGGGGHAVVVAEALALSGQAAIGYIAPEAAERASKVLGEWLGNDDAIDALAADGARFVLGLGFVDAAGAARRRRLLGNLSTAQMPVALHPSAVVSRSAHLDDGVFVGAGAIVGPGAVVERAAIINSGAIVEHDCRIGANTHIATGSQMGGNVSIGADCLIGLGAVLRQGVTIGDGAVVGAGAVVVSDAAHGAMVLGVPARQV; translated from the coding sequence ATGGCGGGTGAGGGTTCGCCTCTTGTTATCATAGGCGGCGGCGGCCACGCCGTCGTCGTGGCCGAGGCGCTTGCGCTCTCGGGACAGGCGGCCATCGGCTACATCGCACCAGAGGCCGCGGAGCGGGCGTCCAAGGTTCTCGGGGAATGGCTTGGAAATGACGATGCAATAGACGCGCTGGCCGCCGACGGTGCGCGGTTCGTCCTCGGTTTAGGCTTCGTTGATGCAGCCGGGGCGGCTCGCCGGCGGCGCTTGCTCGGGAACCTGAGCACGGCGCAGATGCCAGTGGCCTTGCATCCGTCCGCGGTCGTCTCTCGGTCCGCGCACCTTGATGATGGCGTCTTTGTCGGGGCCGGGGCGATCGTCGGTCCGGGCGCGGTGGTGGAAAGAGCGGCAATCATCAATTCAGGCGCGATCGTCGAACATGACTGCCGTATCGGCGCGAACACCCATATCGCCACCGGCAGCCAAATGGGAGGCAATGTCTCGATCGGTGCCGATTGCCTTATCGGCCTTGGAGCCGTTCTGAGGCAGGGCGTGACCATCGGCGACGGCGCGGTGGTCGGGGCGGGGGCGGTGGTAGTCAGCGATGCGGCCCATGGCGCGATGGTGCTTGGCGTGCCGGCGCGGCAAGTCTGA
- the neuB gene encoding N-acetylneuraminate synthase: MKDRCYVIAEIGVNHNGDESLARQLIDAAAVAGADAIKFQTFYADELVTRSASKAAYQIANTESDESQYQMLKSLELDDQAYIRLSAYCAERGVDFLSTPFSERAADLLERIGVGSYKVSSGDLTHLPLLRHIAQKCKPVILSSGMGTLSEIEDALSAIYSEGNRQVSVLHCVSNYPAAPSDCNLAAMRTIARAFAIPVGWSDHTMGEAVSLAAVALGASIIEKHITLDRALPGPDHEASMEPAEFSAFVANIRAVESAIGDGRKTPTEQERETAKLGRRSLVTTRAMRAGEELTAADLAILRPGTGIAPRYLPFVIGRRVKVDLDENVPLTLGHLHGG, from the coding sequence ATGAAAGATCGCTGCTACGTCATTGCCGAGATCGGTGTTAACCACAATGGAGATGAGTCGCTCGCCCGGCAGCTGATCGACGCGGCCGCGGTTGCTGGTGCCGATGCGATTAAGTTCCAAACCTTCTATGCCGACGAGCTGGTGACCCGGAGCGCCAGTAAGGCTGCTTACCAGATCGCGAACACCGAAAGCGATGAAAGCCAGTATCAGATGCTGAAATCGCTGGAACTGGACGATCAGGCCTACATCCGCTTGAGCGCCTATTGCGCGGAGCGGGGGGTTGATTTTCTCTCCACACCTTTCAGCGAACGGGCGGCGGATCTACTCGAAAGGATCGGGGTCGGCTCCTACAAGGTCAGTTCAGGCGATCTGACTCATCTGCCGCTCCTGCGCCACATCGCACAGAAGTGTAAGCCGGTCATCCTGTCGTCGGGTATGGGCACGCTGTCTGAAATCGAGGATGCACTGAGTGCGATTTATTCGGAGGGGAACCGGCAAGTATCCGTCCTCCATTGCGTGTCGAACTACCCGGCAGCACCTTCGGACTGCAATCTGGCCGCGATGCGAACGATCGCGCGGGCGTTTGCGATCCCGGTAGGCTGGTCAGATCATACGATGGGCGAGGCGGTTTCGCTGGCGGCGGTTGCACTTGGCGCTTCGATCATCGAGAAACACATTACGCTCGACCGCGCTCTGCCCGGCCCCGATCACGAGGCCTCGATGGAGCCCGCGGAGTTCTCGGCATTCGTCGCCAATATCCGTGCGGTGGAAAGCGCGATCGGCGATGGGCGCAAGACCCCCACCGAACAGGAGCGGGAAACCGCAAAGCTCGGCCGGAGGTCGCTTGTCACCACGCGCGCGATGCGCGCCGGCGAGGAGTTGACCGCCGCGGATCTGGCGATCTTGCGACCCGGTACCGGGATTGCGCCGCGCTACCTTCCATTCGTGATCGGACGGCGCGTGAAGGTCGATCTGGACGAGAATGTGCCCCTGACGCTCGGCCATTTGCATGGCGGGTGA
- a CDS encoding nucleotidyltransferase family protein, with protein MRLTTLTGEDLRRVCVRTDQSVRESMAVMSDAGLRLAPVLDAESGRFYGVAADGDLRRFLAANGSLEAPVSDAANRNPVVLEEVLNPTEVRSRMLWRGIEYLPLLRGDRLEALYVLWTVSAPERLTAVIMAGGLGSRLKPLTDACPKPLIKLGGKPILTHIIEHLRNEGVGRFVLSINYLGDMIVDHYGDGASLGVEIAYVHETSRMGTGGALGLIDPATLSEPFVCLNGDILNDLDLNALRERHLSSGWDATMVVRDHNYTVPYGVVRKTDDGSFVGSEEKPTMVFQINAGIYMLSKSVLPVVPKGRFYDLPTLFEDMRTRDLRSGTFTHQGRWIDVGTREEYERALDIFEAGY; from the coding sequence ATGCGGTTGACGACGCTGACAGGCGAGGACCTGCGTCGCGTCTGCGTGCGCACCGACCAGTCGGTACGCGAGTCGATGGCCGTAATGAGCGATGCGGGCCTGCGACTTGCCCCAGTTCTGGATGCCGAATCCGGTCGTTTCTATGGTGTTGCGGCGGATGGTGATCTCCGCCGTTTCCTGGCCGCGAACGGTTCGCTCGAAGCGCCTGTATCGGATGCGGCCAACCGGAATCCTGTGGTTCTCGAAGAGGTCTTGAATCCGACCGAGGTGCGCTCTCGTATGCTATGGCGCGGGATAGAGTACCTGCCCCTATTGCGCGGCGACAGATTGGAGGCGCTGTATGTCCTCTGGACGGTTAGTGCACCGGAACGGCTGACCGCGGTAATCATGGCTGGTGGGCTCGGATCGCGCCTGAAACCGCTTACCGATGCCTGCCCGAAACCGCTGATCAAGCTCGGCGGCAAGCCTATTCTAACTCACATAATCGAGCATCTGCGCAACGAGGGCGTGGGGCGCTTTGTCCTGTCCATCAACTATCTCGGCGACATGATCGTCGATCACTACGGTGACGGCGCTTCGCTCGGCGTGGAAATTGCCTATGTGCATGAAACATCGCGCATGGGAACAGGCGGCGCACTGGGCCTGATCGACCCGGCCACATTGTCGGAACCCTTCGTGTGCCTGAATGGCGATATCCTCAACGATCTCGATCTCAACGCCTTGAGAGAGAGGCATTTGAGCAGCGGATGGGACGCCACGATGGTCGTGCGCGACCACAACTACACAGTCCCATACGGTGTCGTGAGGAAGACCGACGACGGCAGCTTTGTCGGCAGTGAAGAGAAGCCGACAATGGTTTTCCAGATCAATGCTGGCATCTATATGCTCTCCAAATCGGTTCTACCGGTGGTGCCGAAAGGCCGGTTTTACGATCTGCCGACGCTGTTCGAAGATATGCGCACCCGAGATCTCCGTAGCGGCACGTTCACCCATCAGGGCCGCTGGATCGACGTCGGGACGCGTGAGGAGTATGAACGGGCACTGGATATATTCGAGGCGGGCTACTGA
- a CDS encoding acylneuraminate cytidylyltransferase family protein: MTTIATICARGGSTGVPRKNVRDLCGKPLIAHTIEQALACPEIDAVYVSTDDDEIAEVARSWGATVPFRRPDEMATVTAPKLPVIQHLVAHVVDSGVDVSCIVDLDPTSPLRAVSDISNAIALLDDETDVVITGYEAEKNPYFNMVEVAADGTVGLVKSLGHTVTSRQEAPEVLSMNGSVYVWHRHSLDKGLWHGRARVYRMPRERSVDIDHELDFLLVELLMKRA; encoded by the coding sequence ATGACGACGATCGCAACGATCTGTGCCAGGGGGGGCTCTACGGGAGTTCCGCGCAAGAACGTGCGTGATCTCTGCGGCAAGCCGCTGATCGCCCACACGATCGAGCAGGCGCTTGCCTGCCCCGAGATCGACGCGGTCTATGTCTCCACCGACGACGACGAGATCGCTGAAGTCGCGCGTAGTTGGGGGGCGACGGTCCCGTTTCGTCGCCCCGACGAGATGGCAACGGTCACCGCGCCGAAACTGCCTGTGATCCAGCACTTGGTGGCTCATGTGGTCGACAGCGGCGTCGATGTGAGCTGCATAGTAGATCTCGACCCGACATCGCCCCTGCGCGCCGTATCTGACATCTCGAATGCAATCGCGCTTCTGGATGACGAAACGGATGTAGTCATCACCGGCTATGAAGCGGAAAAGAACCCGTATTTCAACATGGTAGAGGTCGCCGCAGACGGCACTGTCGGACTCGTCAAATCGCTCGGCCACACGGTGACATCGCGCCAGGAGGCGCCAGAAGTATTGTCGATGAATGGCTCGGTTTATGTTTGGCATCGGCACAGTCTGGACAAGGGATTATGGCACGGACGAGCGAGGGTCTACCGGATGCCGCGAGAACGGTCGGTCGATATCGATCACGAGCTGGATTTCTTGTTGGTTGAACTCTTAATGAAACGGGCCTGA
- a CDS encoding polysaccharide biosynthesis protein: MLDMDLSNAALDREIVGRGTSFFAADIDALKGSLTEMISGSRILVIGGAGSIGFQTLRTVAAFGPKAMHVIDHNENGLAELVRAVRASPVPFPVDDFLTLPFDYGGAPFALWLNARATDYDYVLNFAALKHVRSEKDAYSILAMLETNVLHLENLARMLAEARGLKRMFCVSTDKAANPSSMMGATKRLMEHALFLPMQDRAEPLASTSARFANVAFSNGSLLQSWQMRLAQRQPMACPEGCRRFFVTLPESGHLCTLAAFGLEPGGIAAPALRPEKHLVLLQDVATRFLQSQGIAPVFTRDEAEALSSVEALAAARKWPVLLTPLDTAGEKPYEEFVAEGEEALVTPMPSILRIAYKAPQNPDAFARLLDDLKGLLGRSHQSRPVTIDELKASIGAVEASFLKGHVVSAKSLDQRI; encoded by the coding sequence ATGCTGGATATGGATCTGTCCAATGCGGCGCTCGATCGCGAAATTGTCGGTCGCGGGACAAGTTTCTTTGCAGCCGATATCGACGCGCTGAAGGGTAGTCTGACCGAGATGATCTCGGGATCGCGCATATTGGTTATAGGCGGTGCGGGCTCCATCGGGTTTCAAACGCTGCGCACTGTTGCCGCGTTCGGGCCGAAGGCGATGCACGTGATCGACCATAATGAAAATGGCTTAGCAGAACTGGTGCGTGCGGTCCGCGCGTCGCCCGTCCCGTTCCCAGTCGATGACTTTCTGACGTTGCCATTCGACTATGGCGGCGCCCCCTTCGCGCTTTGGCTGAACGCGCGCGCTACGGACTACGATTACGTCCTGAACTTCGCCGCGCTTAAGCACGTACGCAGCGAAAAGGACGCCTACAGTATCCTGGCAATGCTGGAAACCAACGTCCTGCATCTTGAGAACCTTGCTCGCATGTTGGCGGAGGCGCGGGGGCTGAAGCGTATGTTCTGCGTGTCGACCGACAAGGCGGCCAATCCAAGCTCGATGATGGGTGCGACGAAGCGGCTGATGGAGCACGCGCTGTTTCTGCCGATGCAGGATCGGGCGGAGCCGCTGGCGAGCACCTCGGCGCGGTTTGCGAATGTCGCCTTTTCCAACGGTTCGTTGCTGCAGTCATGGCAGATGCGTCTGGCGCAGCGGCAGCCGATGGCCTGCCCCGAGGGTTGCCGCCGGTTCTTCGTGACCCTGCCTGAATCCGGTCATCTCTGCACGCTTGCCGCATTCGGGCTGGAGCCCGGCGGCATTGCCGCGCCAGCTCTCAGGCCGGAAAAGCATCTGGTGCTGTTACAGGATGTTGCGACTCGGTTCCTCCAATCGCAGGGGATTGCGCCGGTCTTCACCCGCGATGAAGCTGAGGCGCTTTCCAGCGTAGAGGCTCTCGCGGCGGCCAGGAAATGGCCGGTGCTGCTGACCCCCCTCGATACCGCCGGCGAAAAGCCCTACGAGGAGTTCGTCGCCGAAGGCGAAGAGGCGCTGGTGACGCCGATGCCCTCCATACTGCGCATCGCATACAAGGCGCCCCAGAACCCGGATGCCTTCGCGAGACTTCTGGACGATCTGAAAGGCCTTCTCGGCCGCAGCCACCAGTCGCGGCCCGTCACCATCGATGAATTGAAAGCATCTATCGGTGCGGTCGAAGCGAGCTTTCTGAAAGGCCACGTTGTGAGCGCGAAATCCCTCGACCAGCGGATCTAG
- a CDS encoding glycosyltransferase family 2 protein codes for MRSVNESTGVGDCEADPVPSVSVVMPVRDAAATLTDAIRSVQSQTFSGWELIIFDDGSKDASRRIAEDHAAGDQRIVVMRSEAGQGAAAARNRAISVAKGKYVAFLDADDLWLPEKLERQIAFMRQTGAALTFTAYCRRDSAGRERVRQVPKHVDYETLLRGNVIGCLTAVYDREKLGRKYMPEIRRRHDFALWLEIVMQSGPAQGLNETLAVHRVRPGSLSANRIAATIDTWRMYRERIGLSRWQAGRNLAAHLMQRVFR; via the coding sequence ATGCGGTCTGTTAACGAGAGTACTGGCGTCGGTGATTGCGAAGCCGATCCGGTCCCATCAGTGTCAGTTGTCATGCCGGTGCGAGATGCCGCGGCGACGCTGACCGACGCCATAAGATCAGTGCAATCGCAGACGTTCAGCGGCTGGGAACTGATAATCTTCGATGACGGTTCGAAGGATGCGAGCCGCCGAATTGCCGAAGATCATGCGGCCGGAGATCAGCGAATCGTCGTGATGCGTTCGGAGGCGGGGCAGGGTGCCGCCGCGGCGCGCAATAGGGCCATCTCGGTCGCCAAGGGAAAATACGTTGCGTTCCTGGATGCCGACGACCTCTGGCTGCCGGAAAAGTTAGAGCGCCAGATTGCCTTCATGCGCCAGACCGGCGCGGCCCTGACGTTCACCGCCTATTGCCGTCGGGACAGCGCGGGCCGCGAGAGAGTGCGACAGGTGCCGAAGCATGTCGACTATGAGACGTTGCTGCGCGGTAATGTCATCGGTTGCCTGACAGCGGTCTATGACCGCGAGAAACTCGGCCGGAAATACATGCCCGAAATTAGACGCCGCCACGACTTCGCGCTATGGCTTGAAATCGTGATGCAGAGTGGTCCGGCGCAGGGGCTGAACGAAACGCTCGCCGTTCACCGCGTGCGTCCCGGATCGCTCTCGGCCAACCGGATCGCGGCAACCATTGACACTTGGCGCATGTATCGTGAGCGGATCGGTCTTTCGCGTTGGCAGGCCGGTCGCAACCTGGCTGCGCATCTGATGCAACGGGTTTTCAGATGA
- a CDS encoding aminotransferase class I/II-fold pyridoxal phosphate-dependent enzyme, whose protein sequence is MKIPLAIPDLTGNESAYLQECIASSFVSSVGPFVHRFEAEIAELSGSNRAVVVSSGTVALQIALETLGISAGDLVMVPSLTFIASANAVRHSGANVWLVDSGREYWSLDLALCRRLIEDETEQHAKGRRHVASGRILRAIMPVMIMGASVDLEGFAALGREFGLRIVVDAAAAIGAEASGGTNLAKTGVDAVCYSFNGNKTITCGGGGAIAAAEDELMVNAAHLISTGRVGENYEHDIVAYNHRMTNIQAAVGVAQLERLPQFLRRKQEVGAYYDDLAARHSDLSPFPAPPFGSNTRWFSGVWYTGGDLSLCNAFRAHMKSAGVDLRQFWKPVHLQAPYSDALASRMPVAEDLWPRIFPLPCSSGLSAEDLATVVAAADDFWGRNAGRDASRSGAVTAGGRTEAECG, encoded by the coding sequence ATGAAGATTCCACTGGCAATCCCTGATCTGACCGGGAACGAGTCCGCGTACCTTCAGGAGTGCATTGCTTCCTCTTTCGTTTCTTCTGTCGGGCCGTTCGTTCATCGGTTCGAGGCGGAGATTGCCGAACTGAGCGGCAGCAACCGCGCGGTGGTCGTAAGTTCCGGCACGGTCGCGCTTCAGATCGCGCTGGAAACGCTGGGGATTTCGGCGGGCGATCTCGTCATGGTTCCGAGCCTCACATTCATCGCCAGCGCCAACGCCGTTCGCCATTCTGGAGCGAATGTCTGGCTAGTCGACAGTGGCCGCGAGTATTGGTCGCTGGATCTGGCGCTCTGCCGGCGGTTGATCGAGGACGAAACAGAACAGCATGCGAAGGGACGGCGCCATGTCGCCAGCGGCCGCATTCTGCGCGCCATCATGCCGGTAATGATCATGGGCGCGAGCGTCGATCTCGAAGGGTTTGCGGCACTTGGTCGGGAATTCGGCTTGCGTATCGTCGTCGACGCCGCCGCTGCAATCGGCGCGGAGGCGAGTGGCGGCACGAATCTAGCCAAGACCGGCGTTGATGCCGTTTGCTATTCGTTCAATGGCAACAAGACCATCACCTGCGGCGGCGGCGGAGCCATTGCGGCCGCTGAAGATGAGTTGATGGTGAATGCCGCGCATCTCATCTCTACCGGCCGGGTCGGAGAGAACTACGAACACGACATCGTAGCCTACAACCACCGAATGACGAACATCCAAGCCGCTGTCGGTGTGGCCCAGCTGGAACGGCTGCCGCAATTCCTGCGCCGCAAGCAGGAGGTCGGCGCGTACTACGACGACTTGGCCGCACGACACTCCGATCTGTCCCCATTCCCCGCGCCGCCTTTCGGCTCAAACACACGCTGGTTTTCCGGCGTCTGGTACACCGGTGGCGATTTGTCACTTTGCAACGCGTTTCGCGCTCATATGAAATCCGCGGGCGTCGATCTGCGGCAGTTCTGGAAACCCGTGCACTTACAAGCCCCCTACTCCGATGCGCTTGCCAGCAGGATGCCCGTGGCGGAGGACCTGTGGCCGCGCATCTTCCCGCTTCCTTGCTCCTCAGGTCTTTCGGCGGAGGACCTTGCGACCGTCGTTGCCGCGGCGGACGACTTCTGGGGTCGGAATGCAGGCCGTGATGCCTCCAGATCCGGCGCGGTGACGGCGGGCGGCAGGACGGAGGCGGAATGCGGTTGA